AAGCCTCCGCAGCGAAGGCACCCGGTCGGGTCGGAGCCCCGGCTCGCCTGGCTTCGAGGCTCGGCCGTGGACGGCCTCACACCTCAGCCACCGTAGGGCTTCGAGGCTCGGCCGTGGACGGCCTCACACCTCAGCCACCGTGGGGGGTGACCGACAAGCGGTCGAGGAGCCAGGCGTAGACCTCCGCCTCGTAGGCCAGGTGGGCGAACCGACCCGCAGGGCCGACGTGAGCCCCGGCGCCGGTCTCGACGCGGAACAGGCAGCGCGGCGCCCACTCGGGGTCGGTCTCGCGGAGCGCGGCGACCCACTTGGCCGGCTCCCAGACCATGACGCGGGCGTCGTGGACGGCGCCGGTGACCAGCAGGTCGGGGCGGGCGCCGGGGGCGGGGAGGTTGTCGTACGGCGAGTAGGCGGCCATCCAGGCGTAGTCCTCGGGACGGGAGGGGTCGCCCCACTCGTCCCACTCGTTGACGGTGAGCGGGATGGTGCGGTCGAGCATGGTGGTGAGGACGTCGACGAACGGCACCTCGGCCACCACGGCGCGCCAGCGCGAAGGCTCCTGGGAGAGGACCGCGCCCTGCAGCAGGCCACCCGCCGAGAGACCCCGGGTGGCGATGCGGGCCGGGTCGACGAGACCGTCGGCGAGGCCGCGGGCGACGGCCAGGTGGTCGTCGAAGGTGTGCTGCTTCTGCGAGAGCCGGCCCGAGAGCCACCAGTGCCGGCCGAGCTCGCCGCCGCCGCGGACGTGGGCGTGCACGTAGACCAGGCCGCGGTCGAGCAGCGAGGGGATGGCGGGGTCCCACTCGGCGTCGGGGAAGACCGACTCGTAGGCGCCGTAGCCGTAGATGACGCAGGGCGCGGTCCCGTCCAGCGGCGTCGCGGCGTGGCGGAGCACGGTGGCCGGCACGGTGGTGCCGTCGGGCGCGGGGAAGGTCTCCACGGTCCCGACGTACGCCGAGGGCGTGAAGCCGGGCGCCTCCGTGCGGTGCACCTGCGTGCGGGTCCCGGTGGCGAACGGCACCGCCGACCACACGGGCGGCATCAGGTAGGACTCGTCGACCACGAGCACGGAGGTGGCGGAGTACTCCTCGTTGCGCGAGACCGCGACCGAGGCGATCGGCGAGACCGGGTCGACCACCGTGCCCGGGGCAGCCAGGGACGAGGCGGGCACGAGCCGCAGCCGCGGGTGCCCCGCGAAGCGCGCGGTGAGCACGACGTGGGAGGCGAACGCCTCGACCGACTCCAGCCGCTCCCCTGCGTCGGGCTCGCGCACCGCCCGCCAGGGCGTGGCCGACGACGTCGGGACCGCACACGCCATCAGCGAGAACTCCGCCTCCTCGGCGTTGGTCACGATCAGCAGCTCGTCGCCCGCGTGCTCGGCGTGGTACTCCACGCCCGGCCGCCGTCCCCCGACCGAGACCGGCGCCGTGAGCGGCGCGGTGGCGGGCACGACCCAGACCTCGGAGGTGTCGCGCGACTCCGCCCACAGCACGACGAGCTCGCCGGAGCGGGTCAGCCGGACCATCACCTCGAACCGCTCGTCCGGCTCCTCGAGCACCAGGACGTCGGACGACGACGGGGTGCCCAGGACGTGCAGCCACACCTGGTCCTGGCGCCACAGCTCGTCGTGGGTGGTGTAGAAGAACGCCGAGGAGTCCGCGGCCCACGCGCCGCCGTACCCCGTCCCGGGCACCTCGTCGGCCAGGTCGAGCCCGGAGTCGAGCGAGCGGAAGCGCAGGACGTACTCCTCGTCGCCGGTCAGGTCGACCGAGTAGGCCAGCACCGAACCCGACGGCGAGACCTTGAGCTGACCCAGCTCGAGGTAGTCCGAACCGGCCGCCAGCACGTTCGCGTCGAGGAGCAGCTCGGGCTCCGGTGCGGGGTCGGCCGTGTCACGGCGACGTGACAACTGCACGTACTCCCTTCCCTCCGGGAGAGTCGTGTAGTACGAATACCCGTGCTGCGGCCAACTGACTGAAGAGTCAGTAGCCGGTACCCGCCCGGTCATCTCGGCGCGCAGCTCCTGGACGAGGGGGCCCAGATGCCCGGTGGCGACGTCGTACCACTCCCGCTCGCGGGCGAGGTGGTCGAGGACGGGGGCGTCGAGCCTGCGCATCCAGTGGTACGCGTCCGAGCGGCGCACGCCGTGCGCGACGTGCTCGTGCGGCTCACGAGCCGCCACCGGAGGAGCAGTCGGGGGGCCAACAGGGTTCGGCACGGCAGGCACCGTACTCCCGGGCTCGTCGCCGGGGCACTGGTCGCGACGGCCGCCCTGACCGGCGCGGTCACCACCCCCGCCGGACCCGCGAGGGCCGCCGACCCCACCACCTTCACCGTCGGTGTGACCGGCGACGCCGACTCGCTCAACCCGTTCCTCGGCTACGAGGCGGTCTCCTACGAGGCCTGGGCGCTGGAGTACGACTTCCTCGTCGGCTACAAGATGACCGACATGTCGCCGGAGCCGGCGCTGGCCGAGTCCTGGGAGACCTCCGACGACGGGCTGACCTGGACCTTCCACCTGCGTGACGGGCTGAAGTGGAACGACGGCGTGCCCCTCACCGCGGCCGACGTGGCCTACACCTACAACCGCGTGCTCACCGAGCGGATCGCCGGCGGCACCTGGCGCAGCTACCTCAAGACCACGTCGAGCGTGACCGCGCCGGACGACCAGACCGTCGTCCTCCAGCTCGACAGCCCGAGCGCGACCCTGCCACTGCTGCCGATCCCGATCATCCCGGAGCACATCTGGAAGGACGTCTCCAAGGACGCGATGAAGCAGTACGCCGACGAGCCGAGCGACGGCAAGCCGGTCGTCGGGTCCGGGCCGTTCATGCTCGTCGAGGGCACCGCCGGCGGCTCGTCGTACAAGTTCGTCGAGAACCCCTACTGGTGGGGCGACGGGCCGCACGTGGACCAGGTCGTGATCCAGGTCTACAAGTCTCAGGACCCGATGGCCCAGGCCCTCATCAAGGGCGAGATCGACTTCGCCGAGGGGCTCACGCCGCTGCAGGTCAAGGCCCTGCAGGACCAGCCCGGCGTCACCGCGCACAACGGGATCTCGCCGATCTTCGAGGAGATCGGGTTCAACACCGGCTCGGTCGACACCGAGACCGGCAAGCCGCTGGGCGACCCCAACCCGGCCGTGCTCGACCCGAAGTTCCGCCACGCCCTCGGCTACGCCGTGGACACCGAGCAGATCGTGCGGACGGCGTACCAGGGCGCGGCCGAGCCGGGCACCACGATCGTGCCGCCGTTCTACACGACCTGGCACTGGGAGCCGCCCGACGACGAGAAGTTCACCTTCGACCTCGACCAGGCCGCGGCCGAGCTCGACGCCGCGGGCTACGTCAAGGGCGACGACGGCAAGCGGACGCTGCCCGACGGCAAGCCGATCGGCAAGCTGCGCCTCTTCGCCCGCTCCTCGGAGAAGCCGTCGGTCGACACGATGGACCTGCTGAAGAGCTGGCTCGGCCAGCTCGGCATCGACTCCGAGGTCACCGCCATGGACAGCTCCTCCCTCGGCGACCGGATCATCGAGGGGACCTACGACATCTTCCAGTGGGACTGGTACGTCGAGCCCGACCCCGACGGCATCCTCGGCGACTTCACCTGCGACCAGCTCGGCAACCTCAACGACTCGTGGTACTGCGACGACGACTACGACGCGATGTACGCCGCCCAGGGCGCCGAGACCGACCGGGACGCGCGGGCCGAGATCGTCAAGAAGATGCAGCAGCAGCTCTACGAGGACGCGCCGTACATCGTCACCGCCTACACCAAGGTGGGCGAGGCCTTCCGCAGCGACGCGTTCGCCTGCTTCCAGCCGCAGCCGGACCCCGGGGGCGTCTGGCTGATCCAGTACGGCGGGCACAACTACCCGCTCCTGCGAGCGGCCGCCGAGGCGGGCGACTGCGACGGGACCCCCTCCGCGGCCGGGGCCGTCGAGGTCGGCGACGACGGCACGCCCACCGCCGCCTCGGTCTCCGCGGCCGCCGGCGACGGCAACACCATGGGCGGCTTCCTGGCCGGGGTGCTGTCCACCCTCGTGGTGGTGGCCGGCTTCTGGGCGCTCAACCGGCGCCGGACCGTGGACGACCGCGAGTGAGCGCGGTGAGGGAGCGGTGAGCGCCGTCGTCGCCAGCCAGCCCGCGGCCCCGGTCGCGCGGCGCCGGAGCTACGGCCGCTACGTCCTGGCCAAGGTCCTCGGGGCGCTGGGCAGCCTGGCCTTCGTCGTGGTCGTGAACTTCTTCCTCTTCCGCGTCCTGCCCGGCGACCCCGCCCGGGTGCTGGGCCGCGACCGGCTCAAGAGCCCGGCGGACCAGGCGGCGTTCCGCTCGGAGTACGGCCTGGACCAGTCGCTGCCGCACCAGTTCCTGACCTACCTGCAGAACACCTTCACCGGCCACCTCGGCGACTCGATCCGCTACCGCGTGCCGGTCAGCGAGCTCATCCTCGACCGGCTCTGGCCGACCCTGCTGCTGGTCGGCACCTCGACCCTGCTGGCCATGCTCATCGGGGTCTGGATCGGCATCGTCGGCGCCTGGAACCGCGGGCGCACCTTCGACCGGGCCTCGACGGGGGTGACGCTCACGCTCTACTCGATGCCGGAGTGGTGGCTCGGCCTGCTGCTCATCGCGGTGCTCGCGGTGGGGCTCGGCCCGCTGGACGGCATCTTCCCGACCGGGCAGCTGCACTCCAACGACGTCGACCCGACCAGCCTCGAGGGCGTGCTGGACACGGCCTGGCACCTGGTCCTGCCGGTGCTCACGCTGACGCTGGCCTACCTGGCGGAGTACTCCCTGGTCATGCGCTCCTCGCTGCTCGACGAGATCGGGGAGGACTACCTCACCACCGCGCGGGCCAAGGGGCTGCGCGACGTCGTCGTGCGCCGCCGGCACGCCGTGCGCAACGCCCTGCTGCCCACCACCACGGTGAGCGCACTGAGCTTCGGCTTCGTGGTCTCCGGCGCGATCACCATCGAGACCGTCTTCTCCATCCCCGGCCTCGGGCTGCTCTCCTCCGAGGCCCTCACCGGACCGGACTACTGGGTGCTCCAGGGCACCTTCCTGGTCGCCGCGGGCGGCGTGATCCTGGCCAACCTCGTGGTCAACCTGGTCTACGGCCTGCTCGACCCGCGGGTGCGGACATGAACGCCACCACCGGCGCGCCGCTCTCCGCGGCCGCCCTCACCCGGCGCCGGCGGGTCCAGTCGCTGCGCCGCAACTGGCGGCTGTTCCGCGGGCACTCGTCGGGCCTGGTCGGGCTGGCGCTGCTGCTGTTCTTCATCGCGCTGGCCGTTTTCGCCCCGCTCCTGGTCGACCGCGACGGCCTGGACCTGACCAAGGCCACCGGCGGGGTGCTCGAGCACCCCAGCTCGACGTACTGGCTCGGCACCGACGACAGCGGCCGGCCGATCCTGACCCAGCTGGTCTTCGGCTCGCGGGTCTCGCTGTTCGTCGGGCTGTTCGCGACCCTCATCTCGATGCTCATCGGCACCGTGGTCGGGCTGCTGTCCGGCTTCCTCGAGGGCTGGGGCGCGCGGATCCTGTTCCGGCTGACCGAGTGGTTCCTGGTCCTGCCGTTCCTGCCGCTGGCCCTGATCCTGGCCACCATCCTCGGGCGCGGGCTGTTCAACATCGCGCTGGTCATCGGCGTGACCAGTTGGCCGGCCACCGCGCTGCTGATCCGCAGCCAGGCGCTGTCGATCCGCGAGCGGCCCTACCTCGAGCGCGCCCGCGTCCTCGGCGCCGGCCGGTGGCACCAGATCACCCGGCACGCGCTGCCCAACGTGATGCCGATGGTCTTCGCCAACACCACGCTCACCGTGGCCGCCGCGATCCTCACCGAGACCACGCTGAGCTTCCTCGGCCTCGGCGACCCCACCCGGATCTCGTGGGGCTCGATGCTCGAGGGGGCGTTCTCGGTCGGCGCGATCACCACCGGCGCGTGGTGGTACATCGTCCCGCCCGGCGTCTGCGTGGTCCTCGTCGTGCTCGCGTTCACGCTCGTCGGGCAGGCCCTCGAGGACGTCTTCAACCCCCGCCTGCGGGAGCGCTGATGACCACACCCGCCCCGGAGCTGCTGTCGCTGCGCGACCTGCACGTGGCCTACCGGACCAGCGAGGGCCGGCTCCCCGCGGTCCGCGGCGTCGACCTGGTCGTGCACGAGGGCGAGGTGGTCGGCGTGGCCGGCGAGTCCGGCTGCGGGAAGTCCACGCTGGCCTCGACCGTGCTGCGCCTGCAGCCCAAGAACGCCCGCGTCGAGGGTGAGGTCGAGGTGCTCGGCCACGACGTCCGCGCGATGCGGTGGGGCGACCTGCGCGCGCTGAGGTGGGCCGGCGCGTCCATCGTGTTCCAGGGCGCGCTGCACTCGCTCAACCCCGTGCACCGGATCGGCCGCCAGGTCGCCGAGCCCATCCGCACCCACGAGCCCGGGCTCTCCCGCGACGCGGTGGACCGGCGGGTCGAGGAGCTGCTCGACCAGGTCGGGCTGAGCGCGTCCCGCGCCCGCGCGTACCCCCACCAGCTCTCCGGCGGCCAGCGGCAGCGCGTGATGATCGCCATGGCCCTGGCGTGCCGGCCCCAGCTGGTGGTGGCCGACGAGCCGACGACCGCGCTGGACGTGATGGTGCAGGCCCAGATCCTGGACCTGCTCAAGGACCTGGTCCACGAGCTCGGCGTCGGGCTGCTCATCATCAGCCACGACCTGTCGGTGCTGGCCGACGTGTGCGACCGCGTCCTGGTGATGTACGCCGGGCGCGTGGTCGAGTCCGGCCCCGCCGCCGAGGTCTTCGCCGACCCGCTGCACCCCTACACCGCCGCCCTCTCGGGCGCCTTCCCGCGCATCGGCGACCCGGCGGCGCGCTACGCCCCCGCCGGCCTGGCCGGCGACCCGCCCGACCCGCGCGACCTGCCTCCGGGGTGCGCCTTCGCGCCGCGCTGTCCACGGGCCGTCGAGGAGTGCACGCACGGTGAGCCACCGCTGCTCCAGGTCGGCGGCCGACCGGTGGCCTGCCTCCGGGCGGGCTCCTCGTGAGCGCTCCGCTGCTCGAGGCCCGCGGGGTCGGCGTCGACTTCGTGACCCGCACCGGCCACGCGGCCCACGCCCTCGACGGCGTGGACCTGTCGGTGAACGCCGGCGAGGTGCTGGCCATCGTCGGCGAGTCGGGCTCCGGCAAGACGACGCTGGCCCGCACCCTCATGGGCCTGGAGAAGCCGACCCGGGGCGAGATCCTGTTCGAGGGCCGGCCGCTGGACCACTCCTTCCGGGGCCTGCGCGCCTACCGCAGCCGCGTCCAGATGGTCCTCCAGGACGCCGCCGGATCGCTCAACCCGCGCCAGACCGTCTACGAGTCGGTGGCCGAGGGCATCCGGCTGCACAAGCGGGCGCAGGCCGACCCCGACGGTCGCACCGAGGCCGACCTGGTCGCCGCGGCCCTGGCCGAGGCCGGGCTCCGGCCACCCGAGCGGCTGTTCCTGCGCTACCCGCACGAGCTCTCCGGCGGCCAGCAGCAGCGCGTGCTCATCGCCGGCGCGCTCGCGCTCCGGCCCGAGCTGGTGCTGGCCGACGAGCCGGTCTCGTCCCTCGACGCCTCCATCCGCGGGGAGATCCTGGCGCTGCTGCTCAAGCTGCGCCAGGACCTCGGCATGGGCGTGGTCGTGGTGACCCACGACCTCGGGCTGGCCTGGAACATCGCCGACCGGATCGCGGTGATGTACCTCGGGCGGGTCGTCGAGAACGGCACCACCGAGGAGGTGCTCACCGCACCGCGCCACCCCTACACGCAGGCGCTGCTGTCCGTCGTACCGGAGATCGAGCACCTGCGACCCGTCGTCCTCACCGGCGAGGTGCCGGACCCGTCGCGGATCCCGTCCGGCTGCCGCTTCCACCCTCGGTGCCCGGCCCTGGCCGACGGCCGCGCCGAGGCCGCGGGCGTGGCCGAGGCCTGCCGGACCCAGCCGCTCGAGGTGCTCCCGGCCACCGGCGACCACCGCGCGGCGTGCCACCTCGACCACGTCCTCTCGACAACCGAGCCGGTCGGGTGACACGCTGTCCTTACTGACTCACGAATCAGTAAGGAGGCGGCGGTGACCGAGGACCTGCAGGCGGCCCTCCCCCGGGAGATGTACGTCGACGAGGCGCACTTCGCCGCCGAGCGCGACGCGGTGCTGTACGCCGAGTGGTACTGCGCCGGCCGCCTCGACGACCTCGGCCTCGCGACCCCGAAGCGGATGGTC
This genomic window from Nocardioides anomalus contains:
- a CDS encoding ABC transporter permease, which translates into the protein MSAVVASQPAAPVARRRSYGRYVLAKVLGALGSLAFVVVVNFFLFRVLPGDPARVLGRDRLKSPADQAAFRSEYGLDQSLPHQFLTYLQNTFTGHLGDSIRYRVPVSELILDRLWPTLLLVGTSTLLAMLIGVWIGIVGAWNRGRTFDRASTGVTLTLYSMPEWWLGLLLIAVLAVGLGPLDGIFPTGQLHSNDVDPTSLEGVLDTAWHLVLPVLTLTLAYLAEYSLVMRSSLLDEIGEDYLTTARAKGLRDVVVRRRHAVRNALLPTTTVSALSFGFVVSGAITIETVFSIPGLGLLSSEALTGPDYWVLQGTFLVAAGGVILANLVVNLVYGLLDPRVRT
- a CDS encoding ABC transporter ATP-binding protein; the protein is MTTPAPELLSLRDLHVAYRTSEGRLPAVRGVDLVVHEGEVVGVAGESGCGKSTLASTVLRLQPKNARVEGEVEVLGHDVRAMRWGDLRALRWAGASIVFQGALHSLNPVHRIGRQVAEPIRTHEPGLSRDAVDRRVEELLDQVGLSASRARAYPHQLSGGQRQRVMIAMALACRPQLVVADEPTTALDVMVQAQILDLLKDLVHELGVGLLIISHDLSVLADVCDRVLVMYAGRVVESGPAAEVFADPLHPYTAALSGAFPRIGDPAARYAPAGLAGDPPDPRDLPPGCAFAPRCPRAVEECTHGEPPLLQVGGRPVACLRAGSS
- a CDS encoding ABC transporter ATP-binding protein, coding for MSAPLLEARGVGVDFVTRTGHAAHALDGVDLSVNAGEVLAIVGESGSGKTTLARTLMGLEKPTRGEILFEGRPLDHSFRGLRAYRSRVQMVLQDAAGSLNPRQTVYESVAEGIRLHKRAQADPDGRTEADLVAAALAEAGLRPPERLFLRYPHELSGGQQQRVLIAGALALRPELVLADEPVSSLDASIRGEILALLLKLRQDLGMGVVVVTHDLGLAWNIADRIAVMYLGRVVENGTTEEVLTAPRHPYTQALLSVVPEIEHLRPVVLTGEVPDPSRIPSGCRFHPRCPALADGRAEAAGVAEACRTQPLEVLPATGDHRAACHLDHVLSTTEPVG
- a CDS encoding ABC transporter permease, yielding MNATTGAPLSAAALTRRRRVQSLRRNWRLFRGHSSGLVGLALLLFFIALAVFAPLLVDRDGLDLTKATGGVLEHPSSTYWLGTDDSGRPILTQLVFGSRVSLFVGLFATLISMLIGTVVGLLSGFLEGWGARILFRLTEWFLVLPFLPLALILATILGRGLFNIALVIGVTSWPATALLIRSQALSIRERPYLERARVLGAGRWHQITRHALPNVMPMVFANTTLTVAAAILTETTLSFLGLGDPTRISWGSMLEGAFSVGAITTGAWWYIVPPGVCVVLVVLAFTLVGQALEDVFNPRLRER
- a CDS encoding S9 family peptidase, with translation MAAREPHEHVAHGVRRSDAYHWMRRLDAPVLDHLAREREWYDVATGHLGPLVQELRAEMTGRVPATDSSVSWPQHGYSYYTTLPEGREYVQLSRRRDTADPAPEPELLLDANVLAAGSDYLELGQLKVSPSGSVLAYSVDLTGDEEYVLRFRSLDSGLDLADEVPGTGYGGAWAADSSAFFYTTHDELWRQDQVWLHVLGTPSSSDVLVLEEPDERFEVMVRLTRSGELVVLWAESRDTSEVWVVPATAPLTAPVSVGGRRPGVEYHAEHAGDELLIVTNAEEAEFSLMACAVPTSSATPWRAVREPDAGERLESVEAFASHVVLTARFAGHPRLRLVPASSLAAPGTVVDPVSPIASVAVSRNEEYSATSVLVVDESYLMPPVWSAVPFATGTRTQVHRTEAPGFTPSAYVGTVETFPAPDGTTVPATVLRHAATPLDGTAPCVIYGYGAYESVFPDAEWDPAIPSLLDRGLVYVHAHVRGGGELGRHWWLSGRLSQKQHTFDDHLAVARGLADGLVDPARIATRGLSAGGLLQGAVLSQEPSRWRAVVAEVPFVDVLTTMLDRTIPLTVNEWDEWGDPSRPEDYAWMAAYSPYDNLPAPGARPDLLVTGAVHDARVMVWEPAKWVAALRETDPEWAPRCLFRVETGAGAHVGPAGRFAHLAYEAEVYAWLLDRLSVTPHGG
- a CDS encoding ABC transporter substrate-binding protein yields the protein MTGDADSLNPFLGYEAVSYEAWALEYDFLVGYKMTDMSPEPALAESWETSDDGLTWTFHLRDGLKWNDGVPLTAADVAYTYNRVLTERIAGGTWRSYLKTTSSVTAPDDQTVVLQLDSPSATLPLLPIPIIPEHIWKDVSKDAMKQYADEPSDGKPVVGSGPFMLVEGTAGGSSYKFVENPYWWGDGPHVDQVVIQVYKSQDPMAQALIKGEIDFAEGLTPLQVKALQDQPGVTAHNGISPIFEEIGFNTGSVDTETGKPLGDPNPAVLDPKFRHALGYAVDTEQIVRTAYQGAAEPGTTIVPPFYTTWHWEPPDDEKFTFDLDQAAAELDAAGYVKGDDGKRTLPDGKPIGKLRLFARSSEKPSVDTMDLLKSWLGQLGIDSEVTAMDSSSLGDRIIEGTYDIFQWDWYVEPDPDGILGDFTCDQLGNLNDSWYCDDDYDAMYAAQGAETDRDARAEIVKKMQQQLYEDAPYIVTAYTKVGEAFRSDAFACFQPQPDPGGVWLIQYGGHNYPLLRAAAEAGDCDGTPSAAGAVEVGDDGTPTAASVSAAAGDGNTMGGFLAGVLSTLVVVAGFWALNRRRTVDDRE